One Anaeromicrobium sediminis genomic window, CCTAATTTAATTGCTAGTTCAAAGGCAGCTCTTTCTTCTGGATTTGGAGATACTACTGTACTAAAGTTAGGGTCTGGTAACTCTTGTTCTTTAACTACATATACATTTTCATATCCTAATTCATCTAATACCCTTCTAACTGCCATGTTTCCAGTACCATGTAGTGGTGTATATACTATTTTTATATCTTTATCCACATTTTCTCTTAAAGATAATTCTTTTACTTTATCTATATATACTTTGTCTATTTCAGATCCTATTACTTCTAATAAACCTTTATCTTTAGCTTCTTGTTCACCAATGTAATTGACCTTTTCATAATCATCAACTTTATTTACTTCATCTATTACTATTTTAGCCTCATAGGGTACTAATTGGCATCCATCCGATCCATATACCTTGTATCCATTATATTCTTTTGGGTTATGACTTGCTGTTAATACTATTCCACCATCGCAATTTAAATGTTTCACTGCAAATGATAATTCTGGAGTAGTTCTTAAGGATTCAAATACATAGGCCTTTATATTATTAGCAGCTAGCACACAAGCTGCTTCATAGGCAAACTCTGGTGACATATGACGAGAATCATAGGCTATTGCCACTTTGTTATTGTCTTTTGTCTTTAATAGATAATTAGCTAGCCCTTGTGTGGCACATCTTACAGTGTATTTGTTCATTCTGTTAGTACCAGCACCAATGATCCCACGAAGTCCTCCTGTACCAAATTCTAGGTCTTTATAGAATCTATCTTCAATTTCTTTATCCTCTGTTATATTTTTCAATTCATTTTTAGTTTCTTTATCAATGTATGTACTATTTAACCATTCATTATATGTATCTAAATAAGTCATGCTCCACCCCCCAATTGTTAAAATTTTACACAATCTTATTATATAATATATTTATATTCTTTTGTATAGAAAGTAAAAACATCCCCTTTTATATAATGAGGATGTCTTATTTAGATATTCCTAATCATAAAACTTTATTTATACAAAATTTTTTAAGAAATCCTATTTTTATTTTATAGAATATTTTTGCAAACTTATCTATTGCTCTCTTAGCCCATCAGGTTTTAAAGATTCATAATGTATCACGTCAAATTACTGAAAGTATATCCTTGTGCCTTATTATTTTTCACACTATTGTCTATAACTGAAAGGGTTTAGAGTTTAAGGTTAAAAACCTTATATATATTAACTCTTAACTAATTTTCTCCATTACTTCTTTCTTAATCCCCTCTAACTTCTCATCTGCTTCTTCCTGAGTTTTTCCACATACAGAAAAGTATATTTTAATCTTAGGCTCTGTTCCTGATGGTCTAACACAGAACCAGCTATCATCTTCTAGGGTAAAGTGTAATACATTAGATTCTGGCAATAATATTTTAGACTCAGAACCATCAATTAAGTTTATTTCTTTACTAGTTTTATAGTCCGCAAATATTTTTACCCTTTTATTGTCAATAACCTTAGGAGGATTACTTCTAAAGTCTTCTATGATAGACTGTATCTTTTCTAGACCTTCTTTTCCTTCCATTTTTATAGATACAGTTTCATCTTTATAGTATCCATATTTTTCATATAAGCTGTTTAATGCATCATATAAACTCATATTTTTAGTTTTATAATATGCTGCCATTTCACTTATTAGCATGGATGATATAACGGCATCCTTATCCCTTACAAAGGTACCTGAAGAATATCCATAACTTTCTTCATAGCCTAATAAAAATGATTTAGACTTATCCTTTTCAAACTGATCTATTTTCTCTCCTATGAACTTAAATCCAGTTAAAGTATCTATTACATCTATATCATGGG contains:
- a CDS encoding phospho-sugar mutase, translating into MTYLDTYNEWLNSTYIDKETKNELKNITEDKEIEDRFYKDLEFGTGGLRGIIGAGTNRMNKYTVRCATQGLANYLLKTKDNNKVAIAYDSRHMSPEFAYEAACVLAANNIKAYVFESLRTTPELSFAVKHLNCDGGIVLTASHNPKEYNGYKVYGSDGCQLVPYEAKIVIDEVNKVDDYEKVNYIGEQEAKDKGLLEVIGSEIDKVYIDKVKELSLRENVDKDIKIVYTPLHGTGNMAVRRVLDELGYENVYVVKEQELPDPNFSTVVSPNPEERAAFELAIKLGEEVDADLLLGTDPDCDRVGAVVKDNTGQYKILNGNQTGALLIDYILTSLKENDKLPSNGVLIKTIVTSKMGEKIGEAFGIDTIDTLTGFKFIGEKIGEFEKNNTKDFLFGYEESYGYLAGTFVRDKDAVIASMLICEMAAYYKAKGMNLYDALNSLYEKYGYYKEDLVSITMAGKEGMEKISSIIEEFRSNPPKVIDNKNVKIFADYKTSKKINLLDGSESKILLPESNVLHFTLEDDSWFCVRPSGTEPKIKIYFSVCGKNQEEADEKSEGIKNEVMERIG